TCTTAAGTACAAGCAAACAGCAGTGGGAGCTCTGGTGCTTCTGATTGTGGGAACCCAGATTCCTGTGCTAATTATACACagatcacttaaaaaaattcctttccccACTGAATTGATAAGTTCAGGCAAGCAAACACTATTCATTAGAAGTGAGTGGTTTTTTTATCTCAAGGGAATagagacatatatatatatatatatatataatatttattgcTATTCTGACTTCTAAATTAATACATAAAAAGTTTCTCTCACACTTCAGTGTTGATAGAACTTTTTTCAGCTATTACATTTTTAACATCACTTTCTTATTATGGAATCATTTAGGATCATTGGAAATGGTCTCTATGAAAGTAAGGTCTTTAATTCGGAGTTATTAAGTGTCTATCTGCAAATTTGGTCTAATTTGTGTATTTGTCattcagaaaaactgaatttggaAGTGATTTATTTTGAGGGTGGTATATAAGGACTGCAAGAGATGCCGCAACTTTTAAATTGTCTGGAACTCCCTACATTGTACCAGGATAACTTGGACCCTGTGATGAAAGTAATAGTTTTCCAGTAGAAATTTGAACAGGAGGTAGAATGTAGGTGTCATATTGGGGACTGAATTCCTGGCTTCCAAAAAGTGTTTGGGCAACAGGCCCCTTGAAGAGAAGGTAAACATGCACTGTTGGACTTAGCTGGACTTGGTTTGATTGAACGCATGTTGGTAGGTGGCTTCCTCATCCATTCCTGCTGTAACTTCCTTCAATTAAATGAAGTTCTTTACAAAGGAGGCAGTTAAAGATTAACaataaatgctttcatttgctTCATAAATCCTCCTAAAATTGAAGGTTTGAATTTAGCAAACCTGTGAATTCTGCagtaacttaattttttttaaataattgagGTTTGACTTGCCTGAAGATGTTTTTTGAATTTAGCAAACCTGTGAATTCTGCagtaacttaattttttttaagtaattgaGGTTTGACTTGCCTGAAGATGTTGCTGCTGAATGAGTATGCatattaaatattcttaaaaataaaactagagTATTTCCAAGCCTGTATTTAGATAGCAGTCATTAATTATTTGTGGCCTGTCATCAAAACTCCTGAGATCCAATGTCACCTTGTTCTCTCTCCCTTTGTAGGTGTTGCACTCTCAGTCTCGGCACATTGATGTTAGAATGGCTTGTGTAGACTATCTTCGGAAAAATAGGGAGAAATTTGAAGCAgtaagtatttttgttttctttgtcagCATTTAAGAAAAGTTACTTTATTCTTTCCACTTTGGTATATTCTGCACCTCCCTACGTTTTTGGCAATATTCATCATAGCTAAATAACAGTTGGTGCTGTTTAAATTAATTAGCACATATGTGCTAGTAACTCATTTTTGTAAGCCTGGAGAGACTTGTGTGCTCCTTGGACTGGAGTGATTTGTGGGAGAAATTTTTAATGCTCataaagaaagaagagcaaattTAATCTTCAGTAGTCTCTAGTGAAGCTACTATAATGTGGATTTTGTTTAGTATAATGCCTACTTtaataaaattcataaaatgTTCTTGTTGTGCTGATTGTTTTTCCAGTATATAAGGGATTTGACTGATGAGATTagtgaaatttttttcaggGTCTGCAGTTTATTATGCATTGGCActgtagggttttttccttaaacGCCTGTAACTAAGCTTTTCATCAACCATggatgtaaaaatattttgatattcaTTATACTGTCAGTGTTAATGTTacaaattcctttattttcttccttttaaaagagCGTTAATCAGTAATGGTGCTTCTGTTTGTGTTTATATGGGTTCTAGTGTATATACTCTTACCTGATTTCCAGGACAGACAAAAAGGGAGTATGTGTAAAGATTTGCTACTAGAAGATTGTAactctctttttctgttctaaatTTACCCAGATCCAAAATACAAAGCCTGTTTTAGGTATGCACTGGTgtagggaagagaaggaaatcagGAGTAAGGGTGTGTCTTTGTGCTGTAATTTCTGACATGGTACTCTCAGCTCAAATGTGAGTGCTCATATAAATCAGTTCTCATGGAAGTTGAGCCTGGAGAGACTTGTGTGCTCCTTGGACTGGAGTGATTTGTGGGAGAAATTTTTAATGCTCataaagaaagaagagcaaattTAATCTTCAGTAGTCTCTAGTGAAGCTACTATAATGTGGATTTTGTTTAGTATAATGCCTACTTtaataaaattcataaaatgTTCTTGTTGTGCTGATTGTTTTTCCAGTATATAAGGGATTTGACTGATGAGATTagtgaaatttttttcaggGTCTGCAGTTTATTATGCATTGGCActgtagggttttttccttaaacGCCTGTAACTAAGCTTTTCATCAACCATggatgtaaaaatattttgatattcaTTATACTGTCAGTGTTAATGTTacaaattcctttattttcttccttttaaaagagCGTTAATCAGTAATGGTGCTTCTGTTTGTGTTTATATGGGTTCTAGTGTATATACTCTTACCTGATTTCCAGGACAGACAAAAAGGGAGTATGTGTAAAGATTTGCTACTAGAAGATTGTAactctctttttctgttctaaatTTACCCAGATCCAAAATACAAAGCCTGTTTTAGGTATGCACTGGTgtagggaagagaaggaaatcagGAGTAAGGGTGTGTCTTTGTGCTGTAATTTCTGACATGGTACTCTCAGCTCAAATGTGAGTGCTCATATAAATCAGTTCTCAGGAATTAATGATATAAAATACAGCAGATCTCTCTGGGACAGTGCTGCTCTGACTTGACTCCTTCTGGTTGTTTCTAACTTTTGGATGTCTCTCCCTCATTTTTTCACTGCTGACTTTTTAACCCCTTTCTTTCCAGAACTACCCTGCTCACTTCAGTATCTGCCTCTCTTCTTCTGTTCTCTTGTTCTATTGTATAGTGTTTTGAAATTCCATGCCCTTTTTGACTCTTAAGTGTATCttttttcccatccctgcttTGTTAGCCCTAGCtgtttttggtgttgttttgaTCTCTTTCATCCAAACTCCTGGTCCCAgtgttcttttttcccccctcagaCATTATCCCAAGGTATGGCCTCTCCTCTGTCCATCTTTGCTGTCCTTCtgaaaagtttcctttttaagTTTCTTGTGGGAGTAGGTGTTTCATATTTGTTCTCATTTCCCACTGTTCCTTCATTCCATGGGTACCTCGCTTCATCTCTGCTGATCTCCTTTGCTGCCTCTGTCTCTCactctgctttgtgttttctgtctggAGCACACCACTATTATctctctttaaaaaacccaaacagcatAAGCAACAAATGCCTGTTTCCCAAATCTCCTAGTTCAGCTGTTCACTTGCTGCGTCCTCAGTAGTGCATGCTCTATTGACATGGTGGTGCTTCCTGAAGTTCCTCTTCTCTCTGTTGTAATAATTTCAGCTTGAATTTGTGTCTTTCTCTCCACTGATACTGTTATAACCAAGATTTCAGGAGTGTAGCCACCATCTTAATTTCCATCCTCAGCCTTTCTTGAAGCGTTATCTTGAATTGCTGCTGTGTTACATTCATTCTCTAACTCTTCAGTTTCCTATGAGAACTTCTGGtgtccttcctttcttcctctgtgctttATCTTCAGGTCAATTAATTTTGGCACAAAAAGTAACAGCTGTGATCATGTGTGGCTGATGCACCTTTTTTAACTTCACACCCAGTTGCTTctatgtaaattaaaaatttggatAGGCTTGTTAGTTCTGCTCACTTCCAAATGGCTAAAGCAGAACTCAATCTCACTATTCCACTCAGTTCTActcattttcttgtttcttaatCACTATGGGTAAGGAGTCCATCCAACTTGTAGCTCAAGTTCATAAAGGGATTTCCTTCTTGGTTTGCACCTCTGTGGATCTTTGTTTCAAGTAAATCAAGCAGATTTACTAAAGACTAAAgagcaaattttaaaagcagcctCTCTGTGGCCCGTGTGACTGAAACACTTTGAAGTTAAGATGCCTCAACCACTGCAGCATCTTTCTCTGCTCTTGACAACTGAGAATTTGGCCTCTTCGTGTGTGTTAGGGAGTGCAGTTGAAGGATCACTTTCTTGGGCTGGCTCTTGAAGTGTAGCCTGACTGTTTGCATCCTTTGCTGAAAGTAAAAGCAGTTTAAGGTGATACAGAACAAAGTGCTGTATGAGTTGGATGTACTAGATCTTACCACTGCTTCCATACTATGGAAATGTGTCTCCTGTTTCTGATTGCCCAttgctgtttatttaacaagATATTTGAATTCATGTCCACAATTCCTCTCTTCAGTGATCCTCTGCATGCCTGAGATGAATTGCCCATAATCTACATGACATcatctttgctttcttccagaTTCCCTATTTGGCTGCTGAGTTtctttttggggggttttgtttggtttattttgaaTTGTGTGATGATTTTGAAAGCTGTTCATGTGGCTGTTTTTGCAAGGCAAACCTGTGTGTTTGACTGTTCATTCCTTCATCTTGGCATCCCTTTATATTTAGGTTGTAAGCTTTGTGAGGGCAGGGGAAACTTCCATTTCCAGTGGTACGTTCCCATTGGTACAGTGGGTCACAGGTTGGGGATTCCATATCCTGCACTATTAAAAATGACTAATTACTgctggttgttttttatttttaatacagttcATAGAGGGGCCATTTGaagattatttaaaaagttTGGAAAATCCACAGGTATGTTAAACCTGATTTATAATAGAAAGCAAGTAATTTTGTTGAAGTTGATtgctgtttggattttttttttcctgtaaagtGTTTTTGATTGAGCTTAGGAGGTCTTTGAATTACGTGAATATATAGTTTTATGTATGTACTCTCTACTGTAAAATGTTTTGGGAAATTGTGTCTTTATGTCTTGCTGAACTCCAGATTCAGtgttaatatatttattttcaacaaTGATCTCTTGATCTGCTTATGAGGAGGTATAATTGTGTATTTGTTTgaacttaattttcttctgttttcaataCAGGAATGGGTTGGACAAGTAGAAATAAGTGCCCTTTCTCTTATGTACAAGTAAGAAAATCTTTCAATATACTTTACTGAGATAATTTCTGTTGTTGTGTTAGTAAATCAGTTGGAACAGCAAAGATAGAATTATGTTATACCATACCATAGTCCTCTGTaaaattataaatgtatttgaaaactgcagctgtcaagggattaaataaaaatagaaaagtgagTTTAGAAAATGACATTTAATCTGGTATGTGAATACAGGTTTGCAGTAATGCCATGTTCTTACCTGCACAGCCAGTTGTGGGTAATCTCATACAGTTTGtcttttgttgatttttaatatcctagtttttctgttaaaattgcttttcttcctgtttctcaCGAAGGCTTTAGTACTAACCCCATTGCTCATATGTGAGCTGTACCCATTTCTTGTATACTAAATCTTTCTTCACAAAGTAGTGAGAAACAATGTGCTGAATATTTGAAACTGCTTTCTAATTATTGTGCAAGGGAGTGAGTAATCCACAGCATCTTCACTGTCTGCTGTTTATAAACccattaaaaattcagaatttcaaaatgtttacTGTAAATTAATGGCTTTGTCTATTGATGAAACAGCTGATAAGAGAGGAGAGAATCAAACTAGTTAAATATTACCTTTGGGCACTTTGAGTGCTACATGTGGGAAATTGCATGGAATTCTATCTCTGCATTTTGTGAGGTGAATGCGCCAGCTCAGAGTTTGTCCTGCATGGATGGGGGAGGACTGAGCTGCAAGTCAGAGCAAAGCTTGGCTCAGAGGCTTAGTGAGGAGGTCTGATGGTTACACTGAGCAAGGTTGTAGCGGGACATAATTCAATTTAAGCCAGCAGAATTGGATGCTTAATCACATCAGAAACTGGATGGTCACGATCTGTTGTATTTCTGGCCATGAGAAATGTATTCTCATAAATAGGAGTAGTTTATTTTGCAGTCGTGCCACACTGGTATCCAAGGCCACAGCTGAtaaatgaattaaaacaaatccTTGTTGATaatagtggggtttttttttttcatttccattgaAAGCATCAGGAGGGTTTTGTGGCACAGATGCAACTCTTGTGTGGTATTTCAATGCAGAGGTGAACACACGAGGATAATTGCTGTCACACTTGTTTTGGGAAGACAGGCTTCTACTGAAAAGGCAGTTTAGAGTCTCAGGGAAAGTAGGAATAGTGGTAGAGGTAAGGGCAAAGTGttgctttctttcctgcatGCTGGCAAACTTAAGGGAAGTAAGAATTTCCTGTTCTGTTCCAATAAGTGAATTTCATACTTTTCAGACATAGGATAGAAATTCAGTACAAATAGGTTTGATTTCACTTTCACTCCTCAGACCTCTCACAAATATAGATTGGTTATCTagtaaatttttctttgctctctgaAGTGGATGgatcttcttttcctctcagaatTGCTTTTTCTGGGTTGTAaaaagtttgtttgttttttatccAGAAACTGTGAATATACTCAAGTATTTTGCAAGACTGGTAACACTTTTGCCTGTgtggaaaagaaggaagtgaCAGGTTGTTAAGCAAAGAACTCTAAGAGAAGATTATGgatgaaagagagagagagaatatttAAGTTTAAAATCATGATAGTGATTGATTATAGCAGAGAAACTATCAGGTGTTTTCTGTGGTTATGTCTTTCTTGAATTTGACTTCAATGATCAAATTTTTATCGAtactacttttaaaataaattcttaactgctacttttttttttttttccaggaaagatTTCATAATATACCAGGAGCCAAATGCTTCTCCTTCACGTGTAACTGAAAATGGCTTTTCTGataaggtaaaaaaacccccaaaactatGGCTATTGTGGCAGGCTGAAGTAAGACTATTTTATAAACAGCAAGTGACTTTTATTATTCAACACAGTGAAATGTTCTGAGAATTgaattttaagaatttattttttacgTGTTTAATGCAACTGTGCTGTTAATACATGTAacacttctttttaaataaatgggaTGTACTTAGGGTGTGGCATATCTTCCTGCTAATATAAAATTCAATagcaatagaaataaattttcagccACTAATacctgttttaatttttttttgcttttgttaaaatTCTGTTTACATTAAAGGACATCCACCAAACATTTTGATTGTTTTATTGATACATTGAGATCCTGAGATAACAAAACATATGGGTGCCTTAAATTGAATTTAAAGGTAGTGCTTATGAGGAATCAAGTGAGATGCAAACCCTAAAATATCCGTGTGATTTTTTAATAGGTATTGCTGTGCTTCTCAAATGGAAACCACTATGATATTGTGTATCCCATAGAGTATGCAGAgaaggctgctctgtgccagtgtAAGTATTAAGCTGTTAGTTAAAAAACCATATTTTTACCAAAAATCTTAGAGCTATCAGTGTTAGGTTTCAGGAAAAGGCTTTGTGTGCAAGTTTATTACAGTCATTTTCAGTAACTTGGTTTTCAGTTCGAATTGTCAGTGACTTTATGAATGGTGGAATAAAAACTGATTTATCTGGTAATTGATTTTGCTCTTccactttcttttcccccagctctgctgtatGAGTTGCTCTATGAGAAAGTGTTTGATATGGATGTGAAGAAAATCATGGCAGAACTTAGTGCTGTTGGTGTGACAGAGGAAAGTAATGGGAGCAGTGAAGTGTCTGCTTCGGATTCGGAGGATGACAACTACAGGTAAATGAAAAGTTGCCTGTGAACACAGGTTAAATgagttttctgaatttctggTGGGCAGTAGAATCCAACAGTCAGGgttgaaaacatttaaaaatgacTAAGAAAAGAAGCACGAAGAGGTAGGGTTAGAAGTGTGAAAGAATGCAATGTGTAATCTCCACTTACCTAAGGGACAGGCTTCTGGCATCCCTCTGTTCTTCCTGCAGTCTAGCTTTGAATCTCTTTACATAATGGATTATTGCCATTGCAACATGTGCCTCTTCCTGTTTAGAGTAGCAGAATTTCCTGGGAGAGCTGTCAGTGTGCCAGGCTGGCATGGTAAACTCTGTGAGAATGACTTGGCTTACTCTGCAGCTGAGTAGAGTTACAGGAATCTGATCCAGCTTGTGTGGCTTCCACATCTGGAGGCTGGAATACCTGCTTGAGGTGAAGCTAATGCAGACATACACATGTGGCTTCCTCCATTTTGATCTTGATCATAAAGAAGTGGGTTTATAGTCTTTTTGATGGATGCTCTAGCAAGCTTTGAGATTTTGACCTGACTCCTTTTGCACAGTCATTCATTCACTCTGCCATATTTGCACTTACATATTGgcaggttttcttttcttaactCTGACTTGTGTGAAATTCCCCTGAAACTGTGGAGAGGATGCTGTATCAGTGGATCATGGTCCCTCTTCCCACTGATTGTTGCAGTCCTTCCCTAGGGCTCTGCTGTGTGGCATGTGGGCAGCAGACGTTCTTTGAGCTCTTTAGAGCTGATTTCTCCCACAGGTTcaaaacaacagaaaggaaGATGATGGAAATcatcacaggaaaaaagagtTCTGGGAAAGGGATTAGCTTATTTtggtgtttggaaaagaaatgttaGGGAATGTTGCcaattaaaatacaaagtatTTCTGCCTCAGGAAACAATTATTATAGCTAAATGTCAGCTAATGGtaatctttcttcctttctgttcttGGAGCTTTCCTGGGATTCAAATGCAGTAGCCTTACCCTGTATCTTTGGGATTCCTAAGAAAATATCCTGCTAACCTCTTAGCACCTTTAGAAATAAGGTCATATGCTCACTGGAGACTGTGGAACTCAGTGCTTTTGATTTAAACCATATGTCCTATAATACAGGGGCTGGCTTGTGTGTATGTGACTCTTGACCCAGTTAACACAAATTACAGACACTTTGCTGAGTTTATGAAGTCCTAAATCTTTTCTTGTCTTAAGGTTGACTTCAGCATGTTTCATCAGCTAGTTTTCCAGAagattcttttcattttaagaataTAAACTTTTCAATTATGTTGTTATTAAGTGCAATAGTTTTGGGAGAAGTTAATGCTAAGAGTTGCCTACAGCTGTTGTAGGAAAAATACTTGGGACTTTGTGGAAAGTATTTTTCCAGTGATGTCAGGTGCAGAAAATAGGAGTAAATTAGAGTGCCTGATGCAAGTTAACTAATGGAGTAGGTTttggtttgagggttttttttagtatgtCCTTTTGCAATGTTTTCCTCATGTCGTTGCAAAAATTTTAAGAggaattttgtttctctggtCTTCCACcccttgctttttgttttttttttcctaagtgaCAACAAAGCACACATAAGATAGACTTCCTAAAACTTGTACTTAAATCCAAAATCCtatttatttatgaaagaaagttaaaaatacagttggttttttttttagacagcTTCTTCACTTCAAGAgatgaaaatattctgtgatatGCTTATTATGAGGAAAACATGTAGAGAATGGTAGTGTCactatttttattccctttttgaTGTGTCTTATCTGATTTTCAGGCCTTAGTAATGTTGTAATTCATTATGAAAACATAACTTGCCTCTCCTATTACAGAAGTAAAGCTACAACAGTTAGTGATATGAACGGAATGAAGTCTCTTTCTGGCAACAAGGTATTTATCCactgggatttattttatttctagtaaTTTGTACTTGGCTATGTTTTTTAGTATTTAATGTTCATGAGAGGCTCTTGAGTTAATAGCTTTCCTAACATGTAATATCCTAAAAACCACCTGTTTCTTTGGAAAgtaatgtatattttttatgtACTCAGAAGTGGATAGTGTCCTTTTTAGTGTTGCTTAGTTTTTAGATTTGTTCTGGCATCAATAAAATACCTGGttaaaaaaacagcatttaattattttttttcaaagctttttctgctctatgttttttcaacatttttaagTTTCAGTACAAGGCTTGAGCACTGTGATTGAAAACTGCAAAGCTGGGCATATCTGTTAGTTGACCATTTAGCACTTTGTTCTGTTCCATGCAGCACCTTGAGAGCAATGGGAGTCCCACCTCGTTGGTGTTGCCTAAAAAGGTTCTGAAATCACTTGATCCCTTGGTTTACAGAAACGTTGAATACGATGTTTGGCTCCGATCCAAATGGGGTGAGTAACAGAATACTTCAAAGTTGCAGCTTTTGCAAGCTGTGTGAAGTGAAGCCCTCCTGAAGAACTGATGCAAGTGGCAGTTTGGGTCTTTAGTTTGATTTTCCTCACATGGGTCAGTGGGCAGATTTAGGGCTGAAGCACctggtttgcatttttactGCCTCGAGAAAGTAATTCTTTTGGTATATTTAAATTAACAGTATGCTACTGCTTCTGTGTTTACAGATCAGCAAAAACAAGATTTCTCTATTGCTGCTGGCATGCAATACTCCATTGGAGATAAATGTAAAGTAAGTAATACTGAATTGTAGTTGGAGATAAATGTAAAGTAAGTAATACTGAATCGTAGTTTATAGATACATTAACATTTTGCTCAATATGTCCAATTTCCCTCTTAACTGTTTCTGTATTGTTACTTTCTAAATACTCTTGCCTTGTGTCTTCAGCTGAGGATATACTTGTTCTTTAAATGTTGGCAGTGTTCGTGACTTACAGCATATACACACACAACTGATCAGTGCAATTTTGCTCCATTAAAAAACCACAAGGTTAACTccaaaaatatatgtaataaGATGACTGGGAGCCTCAGTGTTAAGCATGGAACTGTAGAGCCATGTGCTCATATTTGACACTGGAGATAGTGATTGCTTTTTGTATATTGACTTTGATAAAATCTCAGTACTTCCAAGTAATAAAGTACAGCTTGCTTTAGTTACTGCAGATCCTGAAGTCTTGGGCGATTCTTCCTGTTAGGGTGTTGCAACTGTGTTACACAAGTGGTCTTCAAATTCTGTTAACATTTGTATTAAATGTTGCTGCTGAAGAAGAAGCAAGGTTTGCCATTAAATTCTCAATTTCTAGATTAGTCTCCTTAAATGAACTGGTTGTACTTGGCTAAATGTGATTCTTTCTAGGATATTTGATCATCTATTAAAGTTATTAATTTTATGACAAAATATTCAGTTGGGGTAATTGTGCTGCACAGGGGCTCTTCCAGTTTGTACTTTTTTGTATGAGGAGAAAACATGCTGGTAATTAACATTCTCTCTCTGAAATTCTATATGTATGTAGCAGGACAGTAAATACGTAGTATAAAAACATgggaagaaaacatgaaatgaaTAGCGAGAATTAGAGTTGACTAAATTAAAGCCTGTAAAGCTTTAAAACTGTAAAGCCAAATACTGtagtgaagaaattttattttttattcaacaGAAGAATTTTAACAACATAGAAAGTCAGACAAGTAACACTATGATCATGtctaaaaaatttattttggttgttattaaaaaaaaatcttctgaagaATAGCTCCTGAAGTAATTGGTGTTCATTATGTTCCTAATTAGACTACATTTCACTAAAGTGAAGTGGATTTCAATAGGGGAAAGCCTTGAGTTTTATTGTGAGAGAGAGTGTTTTCAGTGAAGCTGAAAAGCCTGGGTGCACTGATTGCTTTTAACTTTCTCATGTGGTTTTGAAAAGCATATTTCATTAAGTAGTGTTCCCCAACAAGCTGTTTGTTTGTGGGCTGCTTGGTtagtgttgtgtgtgtgtgtgtttgttttaatagtatttttatttctttgtgaagaAGCAATAGAGGTTGAAGATCAGCCTTTGATTCATTTACTGAATTGTGATGTGTATTTCTCAGGTCTTCTGTTGCCCAGAGGAAAAGTTCTGTTTCTAACATTGTTGATATTTTAAAGAGTTACCTCCTCTCACAGTAATCTTTGGAGCtaatccacttttttttcttattcttggTCTTTACAGGTGCGCTTAGAACATAATGGGAAATTTTATAATGCCCATATTCAAGAAGTTTTTTCAGAGAATGGGCCAGTTGTTGTATTTGTAGAAGAGCTTGGAGCAAAGTGAGTGCTTAATCTCTTTTGGAAGGGAGCACCAAACTGAACAAAGCATTACTTTGGTTCAGGGTTAACTTCAGCCCCTgaaatgtatttgtttctttACTTGGAGCAGTACTAccataaagaaaacaacatactgttaaaaaaagggaaaattgatTACCACTTCATACTTCTTTCTCTAGTGCCAAGTAGTCTGGATATTGCTTGCAAAGTAGAACAGTAATACTATTAATAGTATTATAGCATtaatagtattttaattttattttttgtgtacAAGATTCAATCCTAAACAGATTGACTAGTAAGGTTAATAAGGTGTTGCTTGTACTTAATCACTAGATGCTAGATTTGTGACAAGCTTTTCATATTGAAAGGTCCATTAAAGCACTGGGCTCCTCTGGTGGTTGAGTAGCTCTGCCTGATTTCATGCAGGGAGTGACAAGTTGCTATTTAGATCAGCATCATCTTTGCCCTACCTGGgataaaaaaagtgtttaaagtTGTTTTGGGTTGTGGATTTGATGGTTTTGGTTGTGtgaggtggggttttttgtttgttagggTGTTTTGGTGGGGAGAGAGCAGTTTGAAACATCTGCTGTAAGTCCTAAGACTTCTGggtcaaaaaaaacccacactgaTTGTAGTTGGGGAAGAGGAAACACTTTCAGTCAAGGTAAATGAGAAAGATGCCCATTTATCTCATTTGATCACcactaaaaaaataacaagaagaTTATCTTGAAGTTTGAACCCTTTTAAAATTGGAATTTAACCTGTTTGAATGTCTACCTTTCAAATAATGTAAAGAGTTGCTTGGACTGTCCTCCAGCGTCCTCAATTAAAAAGGCAGTAGTTGTTCTGGGAATATACACAATCAATGTAACATTTTTCAATCTTGGTACTTATTGCAGCATTGGTAATAAATTTATCTAAGTATTGCTTTTATCTAAGTATATTACCTTTTGGGataattctcttttttgtcTGCCCTGAAGACTTTATAATAGGCACTTCACAGATGGCTGATCATTCTTTACTGGATAAATGTGTGTCAACTTACCAGTTTTattgtaaaaaggaaaaaaaatgggtttgCTGTTCTACACATTGCTTGAGTGTTACCGTAAAGGCAAAGGACTTTGAATGCAATATTCTCAAAAACTGAAAGATCTGTCTGTATTAGTGAACATGTATTAATTTATGCAAGCCCTAGTCTGGTCTTTTAAGATATTATTCCCTCCataattccttgttttgtagGCATGCTGTCTCACTGAAGAGCCTTAAACCTCTTCCACAGACCTCTCCTATGGAGGGCTGGAACACTGTGCCAgg
The genomic region above belongs to Ficedula albicollis isolate OC2 chromosome 4, FicAlb1.5, whole genome shotgun sequence and contains:
- the OTUD4 gene encoding OTU domain-containing protein 4 isoform X7, producing MDAAGRAGGGEQSHPGSGGDAPGDTSMDRYLRSQGLYRKKVAKDGSCLFRAVAEQVLHSQSRHIDVRMACVDYLRKNREKFEAFIEGPFEDYLKSLENPQEWVGQVEISALSLMYKKDFIIYQEPNASPSRVTENGFSDKVLLCFSNGNHYDIVYPIEYAEKAALCQSLLYELLYEKVFDMDVKKIMAELSAVGVTEESNGSSEVSASDSEDDNYRSKATTVSDMNGMKSLSGNKHLESNGSPTSLVLPKKVLKSLDPLVYRNVEYDVWLRSKWDQQKQDFSIAAGMQYSIGDKCKVRLEHNGKFYNAHIQEVFSENGPVVVFVEELGAKHAVSLKSLKPLPQTSPMEGWNTVPGKKIKKFYPTWGQNAQPDAECRGPKNQSKSIKPQSALPPRLQHTVGTRQHQFLCSGPQPHQTSTEQKAPGRNPSQSARKAERERSEELSHGSRDCSYFGLSPEERREKQAIEESRSLYEIQQRDEQAFPALCNNQTVCQAATQTVDSVNQKKFSNSERRNSKCTAEVEEQKEKEE